Proteins co-encoded in one Bacillus infantis NRRL B-14911 genomic window:
- a CDS encoding DUF84 family protein, producing the protein MKIIIGSKNPAKIGAVEAIFNESGFKVDSVDVPSGVSDQPFTDDETIKGAVQRAELALKEGDGDIGIGLEGGVQNTAAGLFLCNWGALAQKGKETIVAGGARIPLPQEIAEELLAGRELGPVMDEYAQKENIRKKEGAIGVFTNGRVDRAEMFAHVVRLLAGQLEYRNRNREMR; encoded by the coding sequence ATGAAAATTATAATAGGTTCTAAAAATCCGGCGAAAATAGGTGCTGTGGAAGCCATTTTCAATGAAAGCGGCTTTAAAGTCGATTCTGTGGATGTACCTTCCGGTGTGAGTGACCAGCCTTTTACAGATGATGAAACGATTAAAGGGGCTGTACAAAGAGCGGAGCTTGCACTGAAAGAAGGAGATGGCGATATAGGAATCGGTCTGGAAGGAGGGGTTCAGAACACAGCTGCAGGTTTGTTTCTCTGCAATTGGGGGGCGCTTGCGCAAAAAGGCAAAGAAACAATTGTCGCTGGAGGGGCCAGAATTCCCCTTCCGCAGGAAATTGCCGAAGAGCTGCTCGCAGGCCGAGAGCTTGGGCCTGTCATGGATGAATATGCCCAAAAAGAAAACATCCGGAAAAAAGAAGGCGCCATCGGTGTGTTCACAAATGGCAGGGTCGACAGGGCCGAAATGTTCGCGCATGTTGTCAGGCTGCTCGCCGGGCAGCTGGAGTACCGGAACAGAAATAGGGAGATGCGTTGA
- the pulA gene encoding type I pullulanase: protein MITVERMYHAYLDELNIIAILLPRSYYNGSCSEFALSGQEGKKELFIKEQQELEEEIKYICTFEGDLDLGTTCWIHDEHGGKTDLQIGSVIRTEAFDEKYYYSGSLGCFYTEEQTVFKLWAPTATQARLSLEEPGKGITEYAMERGDYGVWSYCAEGDLELHAYSYKVCIDLEWREAADPYAAALTANGEKAVVASPGKIKMPELELPELEHDTDAVIYETHIRDFTIHPGSGADKKGTYRGAAELGTKGPEGCSTGLSYVKELGATHIEFLPFHDFAGVDELGGKSDYNWGYNPLHFNAPDGSYSEDPSDPYLRILELKDLISAVHSQGLRVIMDAVYNHVYIRESSDFEKLVPGYYFRHDEFGMPSNGTGVGNDFASERKMAGKFIVDSVKFWLHEYKIDGLRFDLMGILDVGTMQEVRKAADEAGRHILIIGEGWDLNTPLPQEQKANLRNQGKLERIGQFNDWFRDSIKGSTFNIYDKGYALGNAHYREDAKQVLAGSIGMGKKAKPLFRSPGQSVNYAESHDNHTLWDKLGACFPEEREEFKEKHHRLATAMVILAQGIPFLHSGQEFFRTKNGDGNSYRSPNEVNWLDWERRLHYQDNVDYIKGLISIRKNIKAFRFHSTDLIRRHMQFIQAEEPMIAFELQDIREFGGYDSIRVCFNPSREERKFPADGEWEVLADGDRAGAEPVNTVNSGAAIIAPCSLLILARR from the coding sequence ATGATCACAGTGGAACGGATGTACCATGCATACCTTGATGAATTGAATATCATTGCCATCCTGCTTCCCCGTTCTTATTACAATGGCAGCTGTTCTGAATTTGCTCTTTCAGGCCAGGAAGGGAAGAAGGAGCTCTTTATTAAAGAACAGCAGGAACTGGAAGAGGAGATTAAATATATTTGCACCTTCGAAGGTGATCTGGATCTCGGAACAACCTGCTGGATCCATGATGAACATGGGGGGAAGACAGACCTTCAGATTGGATCTGTCATCCGGACAGAGGCATTTGATGAAAAATATTATTATAGCGGGAGCCTGGGGTGCTTTTATACAGAAGAACAGACAGTGTTCAAGCTATGGGCCCCTACCGCCACTCAAGCCAGGCTGTCGTTAGAAGAGCCAGGGAAGGGTATCACGGAATATGCAATGGAAAGAGGAGATTACGGTGTCTGGTCCTATTGTGCCGAGGGAGATCTTGAACTTCATGCCTATTCTTACAAGGTATGCATCGATCTTGAGTGGCGGGAGGCTGCAGACCCATATGCTGCCGCGCTTACAGCCAATGGGGAGAAAGCCGTCGTTGCCAGCCCCGGGAAAATAAAGATGCCTGAGCTTGAGCTTCCGGAGCTGGAACATGATACAGATGCGGTTATATACGAAACCCATATCAGGGACTTTACCATCCATCCCGGGAGCGGCGCGGATAAAAAAGGCACATACCGCGGTGCGGCAGAGCTGGGTACAAAGGGGCCGGAGGGCTGTTCGACCGGCCTTTCCTACGTAAAGGAGCTGGGGGCGACCCATATCGAGTTCCTCCCCTTCCACGACTTTGCGGGGGTGGATGAGCTCGGGGGAAAATCAGATTATAACTGGGGCTATAACCCGCTCCACTTCAACGCACCTGATGGCAGCTACTCCGAGGATCCTTCAGACCCGTATTTGCGGATCCTTGAGCTGAAGGATTTGATTTCAGCTGTCCATTCCCAGGGCCTGCGGGTCATAATGGACGCTGTGTACAACCATGTCTATATAAGGGAATCATCCGATTTTGAAAAGCTTGTACCAGGCTATTACTTCCGGCACGATGAGTTCGGGATGCCATCAAATGGAACCGGGGTAGGCAATGACTTTGCCTCTGAGAGGAAGATGGCAGGGAAGTTCATCGTCGATTCCGTGAAGTTCTGGCTGCATGAATATAAAATTGACGGGCTGCGCTTTGATCTGATGGGAATCCTGGATGTCGGGACGATGCAGGAGGTCAGGAAAGCTGCAGATGAAGCCGGCAGGCATATTCTCATCATTGGGGAGGGGTGGGACCTTAACACTCCTCTCCCGCAGGAACAAAAGGCCAATCTGCGCAACCAGGGCAAGCTCGAGAGGATCGGCCAGTTCAATGACTGGTTCAGGGATTCTATTAAGGGAAGTACATTCAATATTTATGATAAAGGATATGCACTGGGAAATGCACATTACCGCGAGGATGCGAAACAGGTTCTTGCCGGAAGCATCGGAATGGGGAAAAAGGCTAAGCCTCTCTTCCGTTCTCCGGGGCAGTCTGTGAACTATGCCGAATCGCATGATAACCATACACTATGGGATAAGCTTGGCGCATGTTTCCCTGAAGAGAGAGAGGAATTCAAGGAGAAGCACCACCGGCTTGCGACGGCAATGGTCATCCTTGCACAGGGAATTCCTTTCCTTCACAGCGGACAGGAGTTCTTCAGGACAAAAAATGGGGACGGCAACAGCTATCGGTCCCCAAATGAGGTCAACTGGCTTGATTGGGAGCGCCGGCTTCACTATCAGGATAATGTGGACTATATAAAAGGGCTGATTAGCATAAGGAAGAACATCAAAGCTTTCCGTTTTCACAGCACAGACCTGATCAGGAGGCATATGCAGTTCATCCAGGCAGAAGAGCCGATGATTGCATTCGAGCTGCAGGATATCAGGGAATTCGGGGGCTATGATTCCATCAGGGTATGTTTCAATCCTTCCCGGGAAGAGCGGAAGTTCCCTGCTGATGGAGAATGGGAAGTTTTGGCGGACGGAGACAGGGCGGGTGCAGAACCGGTAAATACTGTGAATTCGGGCGCTGCAATAATTGCCCCATGCAGCCTGCTGATCCTTGCCAGAAGGTGA
- a CDS encoding YtzH-like family protein, which translates to MPLCHTDQLTLLRDILSSHQTDCCGSVSECEQLERLVKSLMVNANIGQEVRTVLEQIYSYSQNGAGSSNLDGHIELHQQELSQWVESIDQLS; encoded by the coding sequence ATGCCGCTGTGCCATACAGATCAACTAACCCTGCTGAGGGATATATTAAGCAGCCATCAGACAGACTGCTGCGGGTCGGTTTCAGAGTGTGAACAATTGGAGCGCTTGGTAAAATCCCTCATGGTCAATGCAAATATCGGCCAGGAGGTAAGGACAGTACTGGAGCAGATTTACAGCTACAGCCAAAACGGCGCCGGCTCTTCCAATCTCGACGGCCATATAGAGCTGCACCAGCAGGAGCTCTCCCAGTGGGTAGAGAGCATTGACCAGCTTTCCTAG
- a CDS encoding phosphotransferase family protein — protein MEHLFGQDWEIVPAGGATGEAFFAQHEEQQLFLKRNSSPFLAVLSAEGIVPKLVWTKRLENGDVITAQQWLAGRELKPGDMEDERVARLLKKIHDSRPLLGMLSRLGKSPLKPEAILNAVTEELDEEIRRLDAVRKALGFLEKEKGNIFCEDMVVCHCDVNHNNWLLTENDQLYLIDWDGAMIADPAIDLGMLLYWYIPRDKWHSWLKRYGMELTSSLALRMKWYVAAQTLTSIQWHKSKGRYEEMDKWIQFIKELDLG, from the coding sequence TTGGAACATTTATTCGGACAAGATTGGGAGATAGTTCCTGCCGGAGGAGCGACAGGTGAAGCGTTTTTTGCCCAGCATGAAGAGCAGCAATTATTCTTGAAGCGGAATTCATCGCCTTTTCTCGCTGTTTTGTCAGCAGAAGGAATTGTTCCAAAGCTTGTGTGGACAAAAAGGCTTGAAAATGGGGACGTCATAACAGCCCAGCAATGGCTTGCCGGAAGGGAATTGAAGCCGGGGGATATGGAAGATGAGCGGGTAGCCAGGCTTCTCAAGAAAATCCATGACTCCAGGCCGCTCCTTGGGATGCTTAGCAGGCTGGGAAAATCTCCCCTGAAGCCAGAGGCAATACTGAACGCGGTCACAGAAGAGCTGGATGAAGAAATCCGCAGACTGGATGCTGTCAGGAAAGCCCTCGGGTTCCTTGAAAAGGAGAAGGGGAATATCTTCTGTGAAGATATGGTCGTCTGCCACTGCGATGTCAATCATAACAACTGGCTGCTCACAGAGAACGACCAGCTGTATCTGATTGATTGGGATGGGGCAATGATTGCCGACCCTGCCATTGATCTCGGGATGCTCTTATACTGGTACATCCCCCGTGATAAATGGCATTCCTGGCTGAAGCGGTATGGAATGGAATTAACATCCTCCCTTGCCCTTCGCATGAAATGGTATGTGGCTGCCCAGACTTTGACATCGATTCAATGGCATAAAAGCAAGGGGAGATATGAAGAAATGGATAAGTGGATCCAGTTCATCAAGGAGCTTGACCTAGGCTAG
- a CDS encoding YtnP family quorum-quenching lactonase, translating into METLKLKTVKLTWLNGGVTHLDGGAMFGVVPKALWEKKYPCNENNQIELRTDPILVEANGKKMLIETGIGSGKLNEKQKRNYGVTEESSLEKSLGELSLSPEDIDYVLMTHLHFDHACGLTRLEGEEFVSVFTNAKIIVSETEWEEMRNPNIRSRNTYWKENWSGIEDQVITFKDEWSFGPVRMVHTGGHSDGHAIILIEEEGETIVHMADIMPTHAHQNVLWVLAFDDYPMDSIAAKQKWLEYGISRDAWFTFYHDAYFRAVKWDGDKQLKEELKRTR; encoded by the coding sequence ATGGAAACCTTAAAATTAAAAACAGTCAAGCTCACGTGGCTCAACGGCGGGGTCACACATCTGGATGGCGGCGCCATGTTCGGCGTTGTCCCAAAAGCTCTGTGGGAAAAGAAATATCCCTGCAATGAAAATAACCAGATCGAGCTTAGAACAGATCCAATCCTTGTGGAAGCTAACGGGAAAAAGATGCTCATAGAAACAGGCATTGGCTCAGGCAAGCTTAACGAAAAGCAAAAGCGGAACTACGGAGTGACAGAAGAATCCAGTCTTGAAAAATCCCTCGGAGAGCTTAGCCTCAGCCCGGAGGATATCGACTATGTACTGATGACCCATCTGCATTTCGACCATGCATGCGGCCTTACCAGACTTGAAGGAGAAGAATTTGTTTCAGTGTTCACCAATGCAAAAATCATTGTATCGGAAACCGAGTGGGAAGAGATGCGCAATCCGAACATCCGGTCCAGGAATACATACTGGAAAGAAAATTGGAGCGGGATAGAGGACCAGGTGATCACATTCAAAGATGAATGGAGCTTCGGTCCAGTGAGAATGGTCCACACAGGCGGTCACAGTGATGGACATGCCATTATTCTCATCGAGGAAGAAGGGGAAACAATCGTTCATATGGCAGACATCATGCCGACACATGCCCACCAGAATGTTCTATGGGTTCTTGCCTTTGACGATTATCCGATGGATTCAATCGCTGCGAAGCAGAAATGGCTTGAGTACGGAATCAGCAGGGATGCATGGTTTACGTTTTACCATGATGCCTATTTCCGGGCGGTGAAATGGGACGGGGATAAACAGCTGAAGGAAGAGCTGAAACGCACCAGATAA
- a CDS encoding PepSY domain-containing protein gives MNWKSFLLGVGVGAAGGLAVKELMADKTAVSPEKALDQAKAAFKKNGPISGSWIHMQPEPYEKHGLSYNVYKGGISRTADGEVSQYEFVADSRTGTILDAYPLS, from the coding sequence ATGAACTGGAAATCATTTTTGCTTGGTGTTGGAGTCGGAGCAGCAGGCGGCTTGGCTGTGAAGGAATTAATGGCAGATAAAACCGCGGTTTCTCCAGAGAAAGCACTTGACCAGGCTAAAGCCGCTTTCAAGAAAAATGGCCCGATCAGCGGATCATGGATACATATGCAGCCTGAACCTTATGAGAAGCATGGGCTTAGCTATAATGTCTATAAAGGCGGCATTTCAAGGACAGCTGATGGAGAGGTATCTCAATACGAGTTTGTCGCAGACAGCCGCACCGGAACGATTTTGGATGCCTATCCGCTGTCTTAA
- a CDS encoding NERD domain-containing protein, whose amino-acid sequence MGQLIKLQDYISRYEQDIFLYPSRYVRLKKQRWAQLLDAWENNDGRFFGPEPGQAEDDWKLEEKQPLSERIKGIFSLKRKSEDAEPVPEKAVEEKLDFDPQFASRPDTADELKQQFLDQLFRFQMKWASSTIMEKSFVQRSFFYDPELRFLLQRFPDTYLLLYKPVFRLKKAPVEAESVFITPTGAYCLSFMEEDEQAVFIGSKEHFWLKRTGKEEKKILNPLIALDRTEKIVKSIFQMYEIDFPVHKVLVSRKGYFDYPNVPYGVELIEKRGFEEWFEAMRKNTSPIKHIQLKSAQILLQYCQTTCVKRPEWGEVE is encoded by the coding sequence ATGGGACAGTTAATAAAGCTACAGGATTATATTTCACGCTATGAACAGGATATCTTTTTATATCCTTCCAGATATGTCCGACTGAAGAAGCAGCGGTGGGCACAGCTTTTGGACGCATGGGAAAATAACGATGGTCGGTTTTTCGGCCCTGAACCGGGACAAGCAGAGGATGATTGGAAGCTGGAAGAGAAACAGCCCCTGTCAGAGAGGATTAAGGGAATATTCAGCCTGAAGAGGAAGTCAGAGGACGCTGAGCCGGTTCCTGAAAAGGCAGTGGAAGAGAAGCTCGATTTTGATCCGCAGTTTGCCTCAAGGCCGGATACGGCAGATGAATTGAAGCAGCAATTCCTGGATCAGCTTTTTAGATTTCAAATGAAGTGGGCGAGCTCGACCATCATGGAAAAATCATTTGTTCAGAGATCCTTTTTCTATGACCCCGAGCTCCGCTTCCTCCTTCAGCGTTTTCCGGACACCTATCTGCTTCTTTATAAGCCGGTATTCCGTTTGAAAAAAGCGCCTGTAGAGGCAGAATCGGTCTTTATTACCCCGACTGGGGCCTATTGCCTTTCCTTTATGGAAGAAGATGAGCAGGCTGTTTTCATCGGTTCCAAGGAGCATTTCTGGTTAAAAAGGACAGGGAAGGAAGAAAAGAAAATACTGAATCCGCTCATCGCCCTGGACCGGACAGAAAAAATTGTAAAGAGCATTTTTCAAATGTATGAAATCGATTTCCCGGTACATAAAGTATTAGTAAGCCGGAAAGGCTATTTTGATTATCCGAATGTACCATATGGGGTGGAGCTGATTGAGAAGCGCGGATTCGAGGAGTGGTTTGAAGCTATGAGGAAAAACACGTCCCCCATCAAGCATATCCAGCTTAAAAGCGCGCAGATCCTCCTGCAATATTGCCAGACAACCTGTGTGAAACGCCCGGAATGGGGAGAAGTTGAATAA
- the trmB gene encoding tRNA (guanosine(46)-N7)-methyltransferase TrmB — protein MRQRNKPWAKDKLMQHPQYVILEPIQHKGKWAEVFEEDQPLHIEIGTGKGRFITGMAKANPHINYIGIELAESVIVTALDKLIEEELPNLKLMNANAKNLAEYFDKGDVDRVYLNFSDPWPKTRHEKRRLTFKSFLDVYKSILVDKGEIHFKTDNQGLFEYSLTSFSEYGLLLTYVSLDLHNSDYEGNIMTEYEEKFSGRGSRIYRSEVRYQ, from the coding sequence ATGAGACAAAGAAACAAGCCTTGGGCTAAAGATAAATTAATGCAGCATCCGCAGTATGTCATCCTGGAGCCGATTCAGCATAAAGGAAAATGGGCTGAAGTATTTGAAGAAGACCAGCCGCTCCATATAGAAATTGGAACAGGGAAAGGCCGATTCATCACAGGGATGGCAAAGGCCAATCCTCATATCAACTATATCGGCATAGAATTGGCAGAAAGCGTCATCGTGACTGCCCTTGATAAGCTTATTGAAGAAGAGCTTCCAAACCTTAAGCTGATGAATGCCAATGCCAAGAACCTGGCTGAGTATTTCGATAAAGGGGACGTAGACAGGGTTTACCTTAATTTCTCAGACCCTTGGCCAAAGACCCGTCATGAAAAAAGAAGGCTCACTTTCAAAAGTTTCCTTGATGTCTACAAAAGCATCCTTGTCGATAAAGGAGAAATCCATTTCAAGACTGACAACCAGGGGCTGTTCGAATATTCACTTACAAGCTTCTCCGAATACGGACTCCTCCTCACTTACGTCAGCCTCGACCTTCACAACAGCGACTATGAAGGCAATATCATGACCGAATACGAAGAAAAATTCTCCGGCAGAGGCAGCAGAATCTACCGCTCTGAAGTGAGATATCAATAA
- a CDS encoding M42 family metallopeptidase gives MNNKTLQLFKTLTELPGAPGNEHLVRKFMREQLGQYSDEVVQDKLGGVFGVKRGDEEGPTVMVAGHMDEVGFMVTSITDNGMIRFQTLGGWWSQVLLAQRVQVMTNNGPVTGVIGSIPPHLLDEAKRSKPMDIKNMLIDIGADDRADAEKIGIKPGQQIIPICPFTPMANEKKIMAKAWDNRYGCGLAVELLEEVKDEKLPNILYSGATVQEEVGLRGAQTAANMIKPDIFFALDASPANDMTGDKREFGQLGKGALLRILDRSMVTHRGMREFVLDTAEKNNVPYQYFVSQGGTDAGRVHTSNEGVPSAVVGICSRYIHTHASIIHVDDYAAAKELLVKLVKSCDKATVASIRENA, from the coding sequence ATGAACAATAAAACATTGCAGCTTTTTAAAACACTGACAGAATTGCCGGGAGCGCCGGGGAATGAACATTTAGTCCGCAAGTTTATGCGAGAGCAGCTTGGCCAGTATTCTGATGAAGTGGTCCAGGACAAGCTTGGGGGAGTATTTGGAGTAAAAAGGGGAGATGAGGAAGGCCCGACTGTGATGGTAGCAGGCCATATGGATGAGGTTGGCTTCATGGTTACCTCCATCACCGATAACGGCATGATCCGCTTCCAGACCCTTGGCGGCTGGTGGAGCCAGGTCCTGCTTGCCCAGAGGGTGCAGGTCATGACCAATAATGGCCCGGTCACAGGCGTCATCGGTTCCATCCCTCCGCACCTGCTGGATGAAGCCAAGCGCAGCAAGCCAATGGATATTAAAAATATGCTGATTGACATCGGTGCAGATGACCGTGCGGATGCAGAGAAGATCGGCATTAAGCCCGGCCAGCAGATCATCCCTATCTGTCCGTTTACGCCAATGGCAAATGAAAAGAAAATCATGGCGAAGGCCTGGGATAACCGTTATGGATGCGGGCTTGCGGTCGAACTTCTGGAAGAAGTGAAAGACGAAAAGCTGCCGAACATCCTTTATTCCGGGGCGACAGTCCAGGAAGAAGTCGGGCTGAGAGGTGCGCAGACAGCCGCCAATATGATCAAGCCTGATATTTTCTTTGCATTGGATGCAAGCCCTGCGAATGACATGACAGGCGACAAAAGGGAATTCGGCCAGCTTGGGAAAGGTGCGCTGCTTCGCATTCTGGACCGCTCCATGGTTACGCACCGCGGCATGAGGGAATTCGTGCTGGATACAGCTGAGAAGAATAATGTGCCTTACCAGTATTTTGTTTCCCAGGGCGGAACAGATGCAGGGCGTGTCCACACTTCAAATGAAGGAGTCCCAAGTGCGGTAGTCGGCATTTGCTCCCGTTATATTCATACTCACGCTTCCATTATCCATGTGGATGATTATGCGGCAGCAAAAGAGCTTCTGGTCAAGCTTGTTAAATCCTGCGACAAAGCCACTGTCGCATCCATCCGCGAGAACGCGTAA
- the thpR gene encoding RNA 2',3'-cyclic phosphodiesterase produces MQTHYFFAVRLPDDAKEKLKLKCEAAAGMLEFQKWVHYQDYHITLAFLGNAGKDQLQHAARLVRKALEEEEAFSLSTSRFGVFGKPDQPRIFWSDTAAQPRLAEVRKKVFDACKEAGFQLETRPFKPHITLARKWAGSSPFEPDLLGNESVLTETISFPAAEVVLYQTHMDRSPKYEAIEVYTLK; encoded by the coding sequence ATGCAAACACATTATTTTTTTGCTGTGCGGCTTCCTGACGATGCCAAAGAAAAGCTGAAGCTGAAATGCGAAGCGGCAGCAGGAATGCTTGAATTTCAAAAATGGGTCCATTATCAGGATTATCATATTACGCTGGCCTTTCTGGGAAATGCAGGGAAGGATCAGCTGCAGCATGCAGCCAGGCTTGTCAGGAAGGCACTTGAGGAAGAGGAAGCTTTCAGCCTATCCACCTCAAGGTTTGGCGTCTTCGGAAAGCCGGATCAGCCCAGGATCTTTTGGTCGGACACAGCAGCCCAGCCCAGGCTTGCCGAGGTAAGGAAGAAAGTTTTTGATGCCTGTAAGGAAGCAGGCTTTCAGCTGGAGACCCGGCCATTTAAGCCGCATATCACTCTGGCAAGGAAGTGGGCAGGCAGCAGCCCTTTTGAGCCGGACCTTTTGGGAAATGAATCTGTTTTAACAGAGACAATCTCATTTCCTGCCGCAGAAGTGGTTTTATATCAGACGCATATGGATAGAAGTCCTAAATACGAAGCAATCGAGGTTTATACACTGAAATAA